The Bubalus kerabau isolate K-KA32 ecotype Philippines breed swamp buffalo chromosome X, PCC_UOA_SB_1v2, whole genome shotgun sequence genome has a segment encoding these proteins:
- the SERPINA7 gene encoding thyroxine-binding globulin, whose amino-acid sequence MLSLGACSSTQTQILEGLGFNLTDTPVAEIQQGFQHLICSLNFPKKELELQMGNALFIGKQLKPLEKFLDDVKNLYETEVFSTDFSNISAAQQEINSHVEKQTKGKIVGLIQDLKPNTITVLVNYLCFKAQWANPFDPSKTEEGSSFLVDKTTTVQVPMMHQMEQYYHLVDTELNCTVLQMDYSKNALALFVLPKEGQMEWVEGAMSSKTLKKWNRLLRKGWVDLFVPKFSISATYDLGDILLKMGIQDAFTDNADFSGLTKDNGLKVSNVAHKAMFYIGEKGTEAIPEVRFLNQPETTLLHPIIRFDRSFLLLILEKNTRSILFLGKVVDPMEV is encoded by the exons ATGCTCTCCCTTGGGGCCTGCTCCAGCACCCAAACTCAAATCCTGGAAGGCTTGGGGTTCAACCTTACAGACACTCCAGTGGCAGAGATCCAGCAGGGCTTCCAGCACCTGATCTGTTCACTGAATTTTCCAAAGAAGGAGCTGGAATTACAGATGGGAAATGCCCTTTTCATTGGGAAGCAGCTGAAACCACTGGAAAAGTTCTTGGATGATGTCAAGAACCTCTATGAGACTGAAGTCTTTTCTACCGACTTCTCCAATATTTCTGCAGCCCAGCAGGAGATCAATAGTCATGTGGAGAAGCAAACCAAGGGGAAAATTGTGGGCCTAATCCAAGACCTCAAACCGAACACCATCACAGTCCTGGTGAACTATCTTTGCTTTAAAG CCCAGTGGGCAAATCCTTTTGATCCATCCAAGACAGAAGAGGGTTCCAGCTTCTTAGTGGACAAGACCACAACAGTGCAAGTGCCCATGATGCACCAGATGGAACAATACTATCACCTGGTGGATACAGAGCTGAACTGCACAGTGCTGCAAATGGACTACAGCAAGAATGCTCTGGCACTCTTTGTCCTTCCCAAGGAGGGTCAGATGGAGTGGGTGGAAGGGGCCATGTCATCTAAAACACTGAAGAAGTGGAACCGCTTACTGCGGAAGGG GTGGGTTGACTTATTTGTTCCAAAGTTTTCCATTTCTGCCACATATGACCTTGGAGACATCCTTCTGAAGATGGGCATCCAGGATGCTTTTACTGACAATGCTGATTTTTCTGGACTCACAAAGGACAATGGTCTTAAAGTTTCCAAT GTTGCCCACAAGGCTATGTTTTACATTGGTGAAAAGGGAACTGAAGCCATTCCTGAAGTCAGATTCCTGAATCAGCCTGAGACAACTCTTCTTCATCCTATCATCCGATTTGATAGATCTTTCCTGTTGTTGATATTGGAGAAAAACACTAGGAGTATTCTCTTTCTAGGGAAAGTTGTGGACCCAATGGAAGTGTAG